Part of the Bacteriovorax stolpii genome, GGATGTATACTTATAAACAAGTAGAAGTCTCGCAGGTTCGTGATGTAGAGCTGGTTCCAAGCCTTAATACCGCCCGTTACAACGAATTGGTGAAGGATAAGTACCAGTGTTATCTTCGCGGTGATTTCTTCATGTGCCAAAAGTTTATCAAAGGCGCTGAACTCCCAGAGGGAATCAAATCGGAAGTTAACCGTGCTTGGGACGGACGCTTTTTTAATTTTATCGCCAGTTCATTTGATCCGGAAATGACGAATGAAAGCGACTCGCTTTTAGAGTGGGATATTTTTGCAACCGTAAGATTTGAAGGATTCCAGGTTTCTGAGTATCACTATTACCTGCTAAAAGGTGAAAACGATGTTCACAAAATTTCGCTGAACTTCGCTTCTGGACAAAAGTGGTTTGTTGTAGAAAATGAATCGACGCTTTCTATGCCAATTCAAAAGACAGAAAGAAAGTCTCCACTTAAGTCGCGCGTGTTCGAACTTTCTTTAATCTTCAATAAATAATTAAGCTTTCAAACTGCAATAATAGAGTGCGGGGTAACTCGCACTCCATACCCAGAAGAATCTATTTAATCCAAAGACTAAAAAATTCCCTAAGTGAAATAGCACTCCCGCAATCAGATACGCTTTCGTGAGAATTGGTGTGGCGAGAACCAAAGGAAATGAAAGCTCAAAAAGAATCACCGACCAGGCAATGGTTTTTGCCCAGGCAGGGTCTTTACTTTTTTCCAGGATAAAACGTGGTGTTTTATAATTAGGTGAAGAGATGAATCCATACACAGCTGTTCCCAAACGCCACTTGTATTCTTTCACTTTATAGAGACCAGCTAAAAAATAAGAGCTGATAACCTGGAGAGTGATGTACCAAAGAGCGGCCTTTGCTAAAAGGGGACTGAAGTAACCGATGCAGAGACACAGCAGAATAATTAAAGTTAAATAATCG contains:
- a CDS encoding HTTM domain-containing protein; its protein translation is MNNPQEVYTLIARLIGIAVMFQSLEFIKMKDSISEKGIWRWSELRSEYLFLPKRMLAFLDWIMPEKRFMEMMTIRFYTAILAIIYPYFFVIFFILFFTTFLITLRWRGSFNGGSDYLTLIILLCLCIGYFSPLLAKAALWYITLQVISSYFLAGLYKVKEYKWRLGTAVYGFISSPNYKTPRFILEKSKDPAWAKTIAWSVILFELSFPLVLATPILTKAYLIAGVLFHLGNFLVFGLNRFFWVWSASYPALYYCSLKA